A segment of the Coffea arabica cultivar ET-39 chromosome 8c, Coffea Arabica ET-39 HiFi, whole genome shotgun sequence genome:
AATTTGCCTATTTAAGCTTCTATGTATTGTGTGAATGatcagccttttttttttctgaacattgaaatttcatttggaTAAAGCAGCTCTGGTTATGATATATATACAACTgagtataatatataataggCCGACAAACAAGTTTTTACCCAAGTCTACAATTGCATAAAATAAAGGGGTGGATGTAAAATTTTCTAGGCACTTTAATTGGAGCATAAATTTTTTTCCCAGTTGTTTGACTAATACTaccaataaagaaaaaaaaagactatgGTTCTGTTTGAtgaaactgaatctgaattttgaAGTCTGAATTTTGAagtctgaatactgaaacaattaatttgctgaattttaaacactgaaaaaaatatatgaatgtctgaatttcaatgctaaacctatttatactatttgataaatatttatagctGAATgcttagtaagtttaatttgacaattttgcccttatatcctttcattcaaaaaagaaatagaatctatgatttaattagtttaaaattgttaggtatgaaaatgacaatatttatttttaaattaaattaatataaaatgtgaaatatattatatgaagagtatggagaagatgtgaaagtcattagaaagggagaaaagagtaactaaaaatcgttagatagagaatattatattgtttaattagataagaattttgaacataattaacaaacaagggtagatttggtagataagataaggtagctgaagtaattctattgatacttatcagaattaagcattcagttagaattcttgtgctgaaaaaaatacacacaggtTCAACACTGCTTAACAAATTCAgcaaatagattttcatttatcaaacactcaaaacatttgAATGcctgaaaaaattcagattcagcatttttttatgttatcaaacagacccaaCACTACCAAAATTCGGTGGGGATCAAAGTCAAATCTTTTGAAATCTTGGGGATGCATCCCTACACctttatgtatttatttatttatttatttttatggcAGCAACAATAGTTTTACAAATATAAAACGAGCCCAGTGTAAGTTTTAACATCCCATCTGCCTAGAGTGTTTTTTACACACTCAGAATTGGATAGCAGAAAGAATTGGAGGTTGGTAGTTTATTAACCTGTAGGGAAGAAGGCTACTTTTCATGTTACACAAAATGACACCGAAATTTAACGCCAAAAGAAGTGCTCCAGTGGCTAGATTTAAATGTTGCAACTACCAGCAAGTAACCGGGTTATGTTTGAGGAGTGGTCTGCTTTATAATCGCAGAATACTTGATATAACAGGTGGATCAGCGTGTAGTAAGATCGTCATTGATGAGTATCAATGATATGAGCTGGTTGAGTATAATGCAATATATTTCGAGACCTTATGGagtttgcattttctttattgtgaTATTAAAATGGAGAAACCCTTGGTTAAAGTGTTTTGGCATATTATATTTGACTTAAACATTCAGAATTGAATTCCCTGAGTGGCATAGTAATTCTAAGCTTTGATGTCTGCCAAGACGAACCAAAAATTCCTGTGGAATTGTTTCAATTCTTGATTTATTAGGCCTGCATTTTGCTTGAGCATGACTCGATATTGCATTTTGTGTATGAATGTTACCATTAGGCACTTGAAGACCATAATCCAAGGCTAAGCAGGGGTACTGCAGTTTTCTGATGCCTGGCATAGCTTGACCAATACAGCATTTCTATGCTTATTACTGCAATAGAAAGTATGGGCTTACTCTGTAGTAGACACCAAGAATACAATCAAGCTGATTCTGAAGAAAATGCACAGGTTACTTCTGCTTTATAGCTACCTGTTCTTATCAATCTTATTTCATTTTGTAAAAGCAATTAGATTCTTTTCAACCTTGCACACTTTTTgtcttccattttctttctgGCACGTGCCACCTTTGATCGAGTTTTTAACTGTGGTTTCTTCAGACTGCAGAAATAGAAAGAAGAATAGAGCAAGAAACTAAAGCTGAGAAGCATATCCAGAAACTACTTTTGCTTGGTATGCTTGCTATGTCCCATTTGTTTTAAATTGCCATTGTTCTTGGACTGGTCATGTGCACATTACTCTACTCCACTTCTatctttttcaaattaaaatgaataattttttgGTAGGGGTGAAGGTGTACAAAAAATTATAGGGCTTTTTGTATATAACTTGTATGAGTATCCAATATGGCTACGTTGTTGAGAGCTGAATTACCAGAAAAATAGGCAggcttaacaaaattacactacATGATTTTCATTCACTTTAAGAAAACTAAAGGTTAACAAAGGCTGGTTCTTTTTGTATTATGTGCACCATAGAAACATATATTATGAAAAATAGATACATTTCATACTGTTTCATTCTTTCCCTCActctaagaaaacaaaaagttaACAAAGGCTAGTGCTTTTTGTAGCATGTGCTCCACATAAACATTAAAAAGACAGATTCAATTAAatggttttgtttttcttttttcctttaagACAAGAGAAAACTAAACAAAGATTAGTGCTTTTTATAGCCTGTGCTTAGGTTCAAATTTAATGGATTGATTTTTCTCTCATTATTGATCTCCCAGAAACTTTGAGCTTTGCAGACCTTTCCTTGACTCATAAAGATAAAATCATCATATCTTGGCATAACTATATGCCAAATGTTAGAAGTATGCCCTTCTCTCTTAATCAGTCCTTGCCCTGTTCAAAATGGTATCAGATTCTTACTTCATTCCTGATACTCTtgtaaattgagattgttgtCTGTGTCTGGCTGTACCATTTTAGAGGGACCAGGCTGTATGCATAGAAAAAAAAGTTGTTATTTTtactctcaacttgtttcttgtggAAAGTTGTTTGACTGTAATTCCATGGATTGTAGCAGAGATACGACATAAAATGTGCATTTTGTGGTCCTTGCTTAGTGTTTTGACATGCAGTTTTACATAAGTCAGACTAGATTTTATTTCTGTAATTGCTCTTTCAAAATGTTAGCACTGccttcccctttttgttttgtttttctactATTATGGATCTGCCATGTGATAATTCTCTAGTGCTCTTCTTCTTTTGTGGATAGGTGCTGGAGAATCAGGGAAGTCCACTATCTTTAAGCAGGCAAGAAATCACACACGTATTCATGTTAAATTTGGATTTGTCCTTTTATGTTCTTTGAGTTCCACACTTACTCCAACATATGATTGATTTGATTGAAATCCAGATAAAACTCTTGTTCCAAACTGGGTTCGATGAAGCTGAGCTGAAGAGCTACATACCAGTCGTCTATGCCAATGTCTATCAGACAATAAAAGTACGGATACTTGGAAACGGTGTGTTGGTTGTTTCCCTTTTTTATAACATTAAAAGGGTAGCATCATGTTAGAGAAGCGCTTACTTTTTCCATGTTAACTTAATTTGATGTTTGATCCATCTCAATTTTGAGATGTGGTAATATATATTTAGTAATAGGTTATTTTGTGCACAGACATTGTATGATGGATCAAAGGAGTTGGCGCAAAATGAAGCAGATTCCTTAAAGTACGTTATATCTGCTGAAACCAAGGTTTGAGTTAACCATCTTGTTGTTCAATACATAGTTCCCTGATTCATCTGTTTTGCGGCTTGGGTCTTTCTTCATATAAGAGTTTTcaatatgaaaatgaaaaatgtactAAAGTTGTGTCATGAAATTTCTACTTTCAGTTTTATGTAGGACCAAGGATATGATTTTTTTCTTGAAGATTTTAGTATTTGATTGCTAACTTGTTATCTCGGGAGAGAAATCTGTGACTGATTGTTGTTTCACTACATTAGGATGTCGCAGAGAAACTTTCATCAATTGGAGGCAGGTTGGATTACCCTCATCTTAGCAAAGAATTGGCACAGGAGATTGAAACTCTCTGGAAGGATGCCGCAATACAGGTGATTCATACGTAATTATGGTTGCTATTATTTAGTTGCAgaatctttctttacttttcagtAGTTTTGCCGATTAGATTTTACTTTTATATCTTTTAAGTGTTATTATCGAGTTTCCATATCAGCTCTTCGACTGTGACTGGTTTACAACTTGCAGGAGACATACTCACGCGGTAATGAATTCCAAGTTCCAGATTGTGCCCATTATTTTATGGAAAATTTGAGTCGATTATCTGATACAAACTATGTTCCGACAAAGGTACAATGGCACTTAACTCATCGTTTTCTTACGTTTTTTGTTTCTGGGTGAATGGTCGAAGGAAACAAGTGCATGGCCTACTATTTTGAAGGGTatttaaaagacaaaaatatgTTGAACTCTTATGCAGCATAGTTGAGTATTCCATGCCATTGCTAATCCAATTTGCTGTAAATCAAGTTAAAAATCTTGTGGTAGGATTAGTGGTTCAATTACATTATGGTGCCCACTGGATGTCTAACATCTACTTGTCCcttccaaattttcttttccctttcttgtaGTCATTTTCATTGACAACATTCCTTATTCTTATAGTTGCTACTCTATTTCCTTGTAGGAGGATGTTCTTTTTGCAAGGGTTCGTACTACTGGTGTTGTAGAAATCCAGTTCAGGTGATAATTCTTTTTCTCAATGCTTCCTACAACATAAATAGAAAGAATTTAAACAAGAAAAGCAACAATAGAAGAGAGATGTACTACTCTGTCAGCCGCTCGTCCTTTGATAATTTCTTTGTATTCACTTCAGATCAAGTGTCCTCCTAATGAGTAAAAGTTAGTATATCTTAAAATCAGGGGAACACTATAAACATAGATGCAGTTTAATAG
Coding sequences within it:
- the LOC113707240 gene encoding guanine nucleotide-binding protein alpha-1 subunit isoform X2; this translates as MLITAIESMGLLCSRHQEYNQADSEENAQTAEIERRIEQETKAEKHIQKLLLLGAGESGKSTIFKQIKLLFQTGFDEAELKSYIPVVYANVYQTIKTLYDGSKELAQNEADSLKYVISAETKDVAEKLSSIGGRLDYPHLSKELAQEIETLWKDAAIQETYSRGNEFQVPDCAHYFMENLSRLSDTNYVPTKEDVLFARVRTTGVVEIQFSPVGENKKSGEVYRLFDVGGQRNERRKWIHLFEGVSAVIFCAAISEYDQTLFEDENKNRMMETRELFEWVLKQPCFEKTSFMLFLNKFDIFEKKVLNVPLNACEWFKDYQPVSTGKQEIEHAYEFVKKKFEELYFQCTAPDRVDRVFKIYRTTALDQKLVKKTFKLVDETLRRRNLFEAGLL
- the LOC113707240 gene encoding guanine nucleotide-binding protein alpha-1 subunit isoform X1, coding for MLITAIESMGLLCSRHQEYNQADSEENAQTAEIERRIEQETKAEKHIQKLLLLGAGESGKSTIFKQIKLLFQTGFDEAELKSYIPVVYANVYQTIKTLYDGSKELAQNEADSLKYVISAETKDVAEKLSSIGGRLDYPHLSKELAQEIETLWKDAAIQETYSRGNEFQVPDCAHYFMENLSRLSDTNYVPTKEDVLFARVRTTGVVEIQFSPVGENKKSGEVYRLFDVGGQRNERRKWIHLFEGVSAVIFCAAISEYDQTLFEDENKNRMMETRELFEWVLKQPCFEVCQLHVKTSFMLFLNKFDIFEKKVLNVPLNACEWFKDYQPVSTGKQEIEHAYEFVKKKFEELYFQCTAPDRVDRVFKIYRTTALDQKLVKKTFKLVDETLRRRNLFEAGLL